The window GACTTGTTCTCTTGCTTCCGCATAAGTCCAGTTGCGCTTGGACATCAACATTTTAATGGTTTGTTGTCTCTTCTTCTCCGGGCAATCGATGTCAGTTGAACTGTGTTCGCGACTGCGACAATTTGCACATTTGATCGGattcaaacagttttcaaaatcttcatcGTTTTCGTGTCGTTCCGCGCATTTATCACAACGCTTCGCTCCTTTGCAGTTCGTAGTGTTATGTCCAAATCTCAGGCATTTGTGGCAAACTACTATCGTTGGATAAAATGGTTTAACTTTTGCAGGGCATCCAAAGATCCTAATAGAATCAGGCAACTGTTGAGCTCGGAATGTTACGCGGATTTTATTAATGGGAGTCTTCTCCTTGCCTCGgtgcattctttttttttttttttttttaacaattctttatttgaaacggctcatacctttaggctttaaggagccaaaaccgattttgttgtttacaattgttttcttaacttaacactttgtgagaggagaaaggaagatagaaagggaaatatgaaaataaaaaagaaattatagacgaagatcgatagcttttagaaaaaggtagatttcgaacatgtagtccaaatctagcacagctagtacatctctaactggaacattaggtggttttcctcgggccctaagggagtttattaaattcgttctggcgacaagatggacctcacacgaccaaacaatatgctcgatgtcatggtaaccttggccgcaactacacaaattgctaccagcaatgtcaaaacgatagagtaccgcgtttaaggaacaatgattggacatgagacgggaaaatatacgaataaaatcccgactcaagttcaatctattgaaccatggtttaaggcttacctttgggataatcgagtggagccaccgaccatcctcatcctcgtcccatttgcgctgccagttgacaagagagttccctcgtactaagaagtagaattcgttgaagacgatttcacgtggacacgtgtcgccttccgtcgcccccacctttgccagagagtctgccttctcattgcccactatcgagcaatgagagggaacccaaacaaaggtgatggaaaagcgacgtcttgttaaagcactcaaaatatcccgtatcttctctaggaagaacggcgagtgctttcccggtcgtaTTGAGCGTATTGCGTCAACTGAGCTTAGGCTATCCGTTACAATGTAGTAGTGCCCAATAGGCCGTGAGGCGATGCTGTCCAAGGCCCAGtgaatagcagctaactctgctatatatacagagcatggtgactggaggttataagaggcgctagttgtttcgttgaaaactccaaatcccgttgattcctcaattagagacccatcggtaaagtacattttgtcagcatcgacgtgtctatatttagcttcgaaaattcttggaatctgaAGTGGGCGATGcgaatccgggattccacgaatttcctgctgcatagacaaatcaaactggacagaagaattatcgtagtctgggatgaaaacacgagttgaagagtacgaagaagggtttgcctgcattgacatgaggacatggtatatagacataaatctggtatgaagattttgctctagtaacctttcaaaattaacgatcaccaatgggttcatgacctcacacctgatgaggaaccgaagtgatagtagattgtatcgatctttcaaaggaagtattcctgccaaaacttcaagactcatgttgtgcgttgtggacatacagcccaaagcgatgcgaagacaacggtattggatacgctcgagtttgatgaggtgagttttggcagccgactggaaacaaaagctaccatattccatcactgaaagaatggttgttcgatacaattttaaaagatcttccggatgggctccccaccaggtgccagtgattgaacggagaaaattgattctttgttggcattttcctttcagatactcaatgtgtgctctccaggtacatttggaatcaaaccaaaccccaagatacttaaaacacctcgattgagtgatcgttctgccaagaagttggagctgtggttgagctggtctatgctttttagaaaaaaccaccaactcagttttctctggagagaactcgatcccaagccccaaagcccaggaagacaatctgtttaaagtatcttgtaaaggtctgtgcagatgtgaCTCAGTATCACTTGTTACAGATActacgccatcatctgcaagttgtcttaaagtgcagccttcagagagacaactgtcgatgtcacttacgtaaaagttgtacaaaagtggactcaaacatgaaccctgggggaggcccatgtaagaggttcttctaactgcaatatctccgtgagcaaagttcagatgtttctcacaaagcaagctgtataagatgttgttcaataaaggaggcagaccccgggagtgcaacttgtctgacaacacctctattgagactgcatcaaaagctccctttatgtctagaaacactgaagccatttgctcacgttttgcgtacgccatttgtatctctgaagacagcaaagcaagacaatcgtttgttcctttgccccttcgaaacccaaattgagtatctgaaaggagaccatttgtttctacccatttgtctaaacgaaacaaaatcattttctccatcaatttgcgtatacaagacaacatcgctattggacggtacgaattcgcatcggacgctggttttccgggcttttggatagcgataactctcacttgtctccactcttgaggaacaatgttgttctccaaaaattgattaaacaaatttaacaagcgaaattttgcggcgtccggaaggttcttcaacaagttaaatttgattttatcaattcccggagctgaattgttacaagagaggagggcaagtgaaaattcgaccatcgaaaagctggaatccagaccacacctatcaggaggcacgttccggattattttttgcacaggtgtagtatctggacagactttccgtgcgaagttgaatatccatctatgtgtatattcttcactttcatttgtagatgatcgattacgcatgcttcgtgcaactttccataaagtactcaaggatgtttcccgtgataaaccacccacgaaatttctccaatatgcctttttcttccctttgatcaattttttgaactgattttcaagggaaacatatgattcaaaaaggacgagggttccatgttttcgaaaatctttgaatgcttttgatttgtccttatagagcttggaacactgctggtcccaccatggatttgggGTCCTTCGAAGaacagatgaatctgggatgggttttgtttgagcacaaagtgcactttcaaGGATCAAgcgtgaaagaaagtggtactcctccaaaggaggtagAACATTCATAGTATCAATGGCATCTGTTATTTTGTCcgaatactttttccaatcgatgtgtcttgtaaggtcatatgccatatatgttgaatttgaagtgctggccccattggtgattgttattttgattggtaagtgatcactaccattgggatcagagattaccttccactggcaatccaatgatagtgagtttgagcagagtgagaggtcaattgcactttgtcttgcaggaggtttaggtacccgtgttttttcacccgtgttcaaaattgttaaattgaaactatcacaaatgtcataaataagagtagaacgactatcgtcaatttgttctccccagacagttccatgtgaattgaagtcacccaggatcaaccttggctcaggaagtacTGAGCACAgatcctctaggtgatttcgatccactgcaactctatgaggccagtacaaactgacaacgcataagtccttacctcttatagttgtatgacatgcaacagcttcaattcctcctgataaagggaggtggattctatagaaGAAACGGTGCATTCTGTCGATACTAAAAATCGGAACATCACTCTCCGTATCCTCCTGTATTTCGCCCATGTCCAAATTAATTGGTATCCCGTTCACAATACCGGTAATGCATATCAAATGTTTTGGAATGTATGCCTTGTACTCACCGGACGATGCGTTTATTTCCTCAACCAGCTTATTAGCTTTGTTGTAACTGCTgagaaatacaataattttctGTCGGCTTACGTATTTCAtgtctgaaataaaatttttgtagcCAGCCATTTTTCTCAAAGCACTTCCCAAAGCAAACTTATTTATTTGAGGAAATTTTTCGGCTGCTTCACTGCGTGGCTCAAAGTACACCCTATACGGCCCCGAATCGGTAACCGTGTAGTTGAAGACCGGTTTATCCTTTTTTCCACTGTCCTGCTTCGAtgttctttctccttcaatcaCCATTCTTTCATTGCTTCCTTTTTTCACGGCTCCTGTTGATCTCTGCTCCAAATCCGGTGGATCCGGTAATTGCGTTTCGCCTCCCATCACTTAACCTCACTTGCCACATACGCACCAAAAACCACAGCGTCCTTTCGCTTTTATAATAACTTTCTCGGTATTGCGCTATTTGCTGCTAAACCACTCCACAACTAACGACCACGACTTCAACTTTCCAATAATCCTAATTAAAACGCCTATCGCAACTCAATtcagtttgaaaatttgaattttcttcacGCGTGACAAAAAAAGCGGCCGATGCGCGTACACGTTAAACTAGGAATGTGTTGATcagtattcaaaatttcattttacgtGACTGGGATaatattaactcaaaatcagtttattttgttAAGCGTTGACTTGAAAACCCACATGCGATGTTTTCGTGTTTTTCGACCTGTTCGACCGAATCCCCTCACCTACACATGTAAATGGACTATGTCATTGaacagttttgttttgctcaGCTCATACGCAAGTGATGTGGCACcgaaaaaactgaattttatcggaaagttttcataagtttttagAGTTTTCCTCTAAAATATGGCCAACGTAACGGATCTGTTGCACATAAACGTCGACAAACTTTTCGAGCAGCATGGGGTCGCAGAAATCGATCAGGTACATAAGCGGCTTCAAGCGGAAGTCGAACTTAAGCGAGAGGAATTACGCACTATGGTTGGGTAAGTTTttgactacttttttttttaaatataattcaatttaatcaatCCTCACGGCGTTTTAGGGAACGGTATCGCGATTTACTAAAAGCGGCGGACACAATCGGTGACATGCGGAATACTGCCGGCTCGATAATCCAGAACATCGATAACATAACCACCACCTGTCGCAACCTCAACGAACATCAGTTGATCGGCTTCCGGTCCGGAACTGACACGCATAAGACACAGCGCAAAAACTCGAACAGCAAATTTCACGGTGTGATTGTGCAGATAAAACTACTGACCAGTTTACCGGAAATAATTTGGAGCGCCATCGATGCTGAGGATTATTTCGTGGCGACACAGCTGTTCATTTTCTCGAGGCATATTTCGACCGGGCTACAATTGGATACAAACAGTGACATGATGAACAAGTTCCCGGTTGCTAAAAAACAATGGGCAGTTTTGAGCCAATTCTTTTTTACCATTAAGCAGAATTGTGCCAACTGTTTGGAACGGGAAGATTTATCACCGGACGTAGCGGCTAAATGTTTAGCTAGCCTGTTACTCTTGGAAAACTGTCAACTGGATCATATTCTGTCCACTTTTGTTCAAATGCGCTTGAAAGCATTTTCCCGAGTGGTTCAAGAAGTTTCCCAATATGAAAAGGTTAAGGACAAAATCTTGACAAGCTTAAAACTGTTGATGAATACCGTTGAGTTGATCCACATGTGTTTCATTGGGTCTGATGCTCTCCTTCTAGAAGAACTCTCCTTAATCACCAACGAAAGCTCACCACCAACCATTGCTTATTTCAAATCTGAGGATCCCAAAATTATACAGATCTTACCCGGAATTATACGTAATTTTCGTCCAAGGATTCAGCTTCAacctctgaactctgaactagTTCGTAAAAGTTCTCAAAACTGGTTGCAAACTGTAGAAAAAGTTGTCACGAATCAGTTTGGTCATCTCTTTAACTTGATTCCTTCTATTAAAATGTTACAAGATGTCAAAAAACACTGTCTTGAAACAGCCGAGCGGCCAGGCTCGTGGTCTGAAAATTGTCGTAATTTGTCTCTGCcggaaaatctgaatttttatttgctcTATTATCAACCACTGTTTAATTCACGTGCTAAAGCAATAATTGAACACGACTGGTCCGAAATAATAGATGCTAACCGTAAAGATGTCTATCACTTGATTTTGTccatcaaaactgacaaattacTCAGAGAACATAAAACTTTCGTTTGGTCTGAGTCCAGTGAGGATATTccaagaaatttaaaagaagcCCTTGATCGCACTCATTTAGCTTCCCACCCACTTCTCATGAAATATTTTGCCTTCCCTCCGGCCTTGGTAGAGCTATCACTTCATTTGGATGGAAAAATTCAATCGATGACAaatgatataatttcttttcGAGAAACTTCCAGTCCAAGCGAATCAGAGCAATTTGAGGAATTTTTCAGTGAGTGCAGTGTCCAAAATTTCACTGAACTCCTAAGCTCTCTGAGATCAGTTGAATTGAAAGATAACTTAGAAGCAGTTATTCTTATGGCCCGTTTAACCGCGAGCTTCAAAACAATATGTCCCGCATTAAAACAATGTATTGCACCTCTCAAACAAACGGAAAAATATTCTCCTTGGCAAGATAATTTCGCAGAAGAGAAAAAAGGAAACTCCAACACGAAAGATCGTTGGTATCGTATCGAAGGTCTTCTGGATGAGGAAAGCTCACGATTTTGGTCTCTTTGGCTGGAGGATTTTGTCAAGATGTGGCCCCTTCTTGAACAGAACGTTGGATATCCAACACTTCTTTCTCATTTTCCCGTaagttgtttaaatttatttcaaaggttattttaaaattaatttttatttttttctttctttgcaGCTCTGGGATACTATCACAATTGAAGAAAACGACGAACAAAACCAGATCGTTCAATCCACGATACGCATACCGGCTCTCCCCAGCTTTCCACTTCAAAAGCAACTTCACGCTATCGTTTCTCTCCTTAACCACCAAATTCCGCACACCTTACCTAAACCGATTCATGTTCAAATCATCGATCGTCTTACAACTAGTTTCATGGAACACTATCAGGTTTTAGCAAGCAATGAATTCgttcagaaaaatcaaaattgttccCTCCAATACTATTTTGATCTGAAATTCCTCCAGCTGCTTTTCACTGGATCTGATCAAAAGCATTTCCTCGATCGATGTAACCATCTGGTGGCTACATTCAAAGGCCACATTGACCCATTCGATTTTGACGTATTCTACTTCCATTTAAATGTCAACGTGAAACGTGCAATTCAACGGATGCAACAGTTTTTCGGAGTTCTGCTGATCAATGACGATCAGTTGAGCACGCTCTCCGGGGCAGCAtcagcgacgacgacgacaacgacagCAAAGCCGAAAAGTCAAACGCACGACAAAAATCCCAACATTCTGGCGCTCAGTTCCAACAGCGCCAGCGAAACATGGTTCCCGCTGCTGCCAATAGTGACCAAGGAAACTTTGACCAGTTTGGCTCTGGTCAATGTTCCAGAAAGCTCGAAACCTGTAGCCAGCGTCGTTGCGGAAGAAAAGGTTAGTCTTACAAAACAAAGTCTTACAAAACAAATGCAGTCTTACTGATGCAGCATTTTTATACAGGAAATTCAACCATTAGTATTTAGCTACAATAGGAACTAGACAAGAAACGAACTTGACAATTATTTTCCACTGAAGAAGGCTACAACAAATagccgaaacgtctggacagtaGTAAATAACAATCGTTTTGATTACAACAATTGTCTGAAAAGCCGTTAATCTATCAATAttacaaatattattttcagctttagtcaaatttaaattccattaaACCATGATTACAAAGGCCTATGCACTAGACAGCCCAAAATTTGTATAGGAAATTCAACACCTGTGAAATTTTATGTGTGTTCAATGGAAGTTAGTCGAAACAGgttgaaataggtcgaaacaagtaggaaTGGATTTTGACAGTTGATAATCAGTTATTCTGCTCGGAACCGTGATTCTCTGAATCACaggaaaacagctgaaaatgacATTTGAACTGTCAAAAACAAGAGATTTTCCTGTGGCACTGAGAGATTGCTAACCGATTCTCGTATCACTCAATTTCTCCTGAAATTTGAAGGAACTCTCCTTCGAGTGCTCAGGAGCTCGAAAAATTTCAGGACAACAATCTCCTGTATCACTGTTTTAAGTGACATGTGTTTTCGTATTTGCTTGGAACCGCGAGGACAAATTCAATAAAAGCCATCTTGAGAACTGCCCATTTCTGCACGGGAGAGAGGTATGTAATGAGTAAGTTGTTTAATACActtttattaatgtttatttgccttttttcactttttagatACGGCCGAAATCCGCGGGGCTAATGGGAAACGATTTCTCCGAGAGGAACAGTTTTCCTTCCGGAGCATTCATCGGCGAAGTGTGGCGTCCATTGTTCAGAGGGTGGCTCCAATTTTAAGGAACAGATCCGTTTTTGGCTGCTGAACTCCAAAACCAAATAGGCGTCTGATGAAGAAGCTGGAGATTGAACTGCTGGTTTTAGTGGCATACATTTTTTGCTAGAGAAGGTAAATCTTCTATAATTTataataaactgaaaaattaacttttcgttgtttttttttgttttcaggcTGGATCTAACACCACAAAATGCAGCAACGCAGTAATAACAGCAATATGATTGTAAAGCATTAATCTGATTGTTTTTCAAAGGGTAATAAAACTTTGATTCGAAGAACAATGTGCTTTTCATATTATGCATAATAAACCCtttcatttttatgtaaatCTGGGATGGGAAACATTTTCGAGCCTACAGGAGAATTTTGAAACTTCCTGCAAGTCACAG is drawn from Uranotaenia lowii strain MFRU-FL unplaced genomic scaffold, ASM2978415v1 HiC_scaffold_63, whole genome shotgun sequence and contains these coding sequences:
- the LOC129760501 gene encoding conserved oligomeric Golgi complex subunit 1-like, which encodes MANVTDLLHINVDKLFEQHGVAEIDQVHKRLQAEVELKREELRTMVGERYRDLLKAADTIGDMRNTAGSIIQNIDNITTTCRNLNEHQLIGFRSGTDTHKTQRKNSNSKFHGVIVQIKLLTSLPEIIWSAIDAEDYFVATQLFIFSRHISTGLQLDTNSDMMNKFPVAKKQWAVLSQFFFTIKQNCANCLEREDLSPDVAAKCLASLLLLENCQLDHILSTFVQMRLKAFSRVVQEVSQYEKVKDKILTSLKLLMNTVELIHMCFIGSDALLLEELSLITNESSPPTIAYFKSEDPKIIQILPGIIRNFRPRIQLQPLNSELVRKSSQNWLQTVEKVVTNQFGHLFNLIPSIKMLQDVKKHCLETAERPGSWSENCRNLSLPENLNFYLLYYQPLFNSRAKAIIEHDWSEIIDANRKDVYHLILSIKTDKLLREHKTFVWSESSEDIPRNLKEALDRTHLASHPLLMKYFAFPPALVELSLHLDGKIQSMTNDIISFRETSSPSESEQFEEFFSECSVQNFTELLSSLRSVELKDNLEAVILMARLTASFKTICPALKQCIAPLKQTEKYSPWQDNFAEEKKGNSNTKDRWYRIEGLLDEESSRFWSLWLEDFVKMWPLLEQNVGYPTLLSHFPLWDTITIEENDEQNQIVQSTIRIPALPSFPLQKQLHAIVSLLNHQIPHTLPKPIHVQIIDRLTTSFMEHYQVLASNEFVQKNQNCSLQYYFDLKFLQLLFTGSDQKHFLDRCNHLVATFKGHIDPFDFDVFYFHLNVNVKRAIQRMQQFFGVLLINDDQLSTLSGAASATTTTTTAKPKSQTHDKNPNILALSSNSASETWFPLLPIVTKETLTSLALVNVPESSKPVASVVAEEKVSLTKQSLTKQMQSY